A region of uncultured Draconibacterium sp. DNA encodes the following proteins:
- the ccoG gene encoding cytochrome c oxidase accessory protein CcoG: MANQKLDFRDYPINWNERGGRKWIYAKKPSGKWFNRRTIVSYFLLLFWVGVPFIRVNGNPLILLDIAHRKFIIFGAIFWAQDTFILALLMLSFVLFVVLFTVTFGRLWCGWTCPQTIFLEMVFRKIEYLIEGDYRERHKLDNSPWTIKKIFKKTLKHGIFILISVAMTNVFLMWFIGSDSWIKMIQEPISQNISGFLIMLLVSAFFYWVYSFLREQICIMLCPYGRMQGVLLDSKSIAVTYDYVRGEPRGGHGDGDCTDCKQCISVCPTGIDIRNGSQLECINCTACIDQCNKIMHVTGKPPGLIRYASEAQIKGQQNSIWNTRNRAYSVVLLFIFSFFVYTLFTRPVLETTILRSPGLLYQEQDTTLSNVYNIKIVNKTHNELPLELRVISHDGKIQMAGNTIILKDQDMYESTFILFLPKSEVTSDKTEVEFGVFSNNELIETYKASFVGP; the protein is encoded by the coding sequence ATGGCAAATCAAAAACTCGACTTCAGAGACTACCCCATTAACTGGAACGAGCGGGGAGGACGAAAATGGATATATGCCAAAAAACCTTCGGGGAAATGGTTTAACAGGCGAACCATTGTTAGCTACTTTCTATTGTTGTTTTGGGTTGGTGTACCATTTATTCGGGTGAATGGCAATCCACTGATATTACTCGATATTGCACACCGGAAATTTATCATTTTCGGGGCCATATTTTGGGCGCAGGATACTTTCATCCTGGCACTTTTAATGCTATCGTTTGTTCTTTTTGTGGTATTGTTTACGGTAACTTTTGGCCGACTGTGGTGCGGATGGACTTGTCCACAAACTATATTTCTGGAGATGGTATTTCGCAAAATTGAATACCTGATTGAAGGCGATTACCGCGAGCGTCATAAACTGGATAACAGTCCGTGGACCATAAAAAAAATCTTTAAGAAAACGCTGAAACACGGTATTTTCATTCTTATTTCGGTTGCCATGACCAATGTTTTTCTGATGTGGTTTATTGGCAGCGACAGCTGGATTAAAATGATACAGGAACCGATCAGTCAAAACATTTCAGGTTTTTTGATAATGCTGCTTGTTTCGGCATTTTTCTATTGGGTGTATTCCTTTTTACGCGAACAAATTTGTATAATGCTTTGCCCATACGGACGTATGCAGGGCGTTTTACTCGACTCGAAATCGATTGCCGTTACTTATGATTATGTGCGGGGCGAACCACGCGGCGGGCACGGCGATGGAGATTGTACCGATTGTAAACAGTGTATTTCAGTGTGCCCAACCGGAATTGATATCCGCAACGGCTCGCAGCTGGAATGTATCAACTGCACAGCATGTATCGACCAGTGTAACAAAATTATGCATGTTACCGGCAAACCTCCGGGTTTAATCCGTTATGCTTCTGAAGCCCAAATTAAGGGTCAGCAAAATTCAATATGGAATACACGTAACCGGGCTTATTCGGTTGTGCTGCTATTTATCTTCTCGTTTTTTGTTTATACACTGTTTACGAGGCCGGTACTGGAAACAACTATTTTACGCTCACCGGGCTTGCTTTACCAGGAGCAGGACACAACATTATCGAACGTTTACAACATTAAAATAGTTAATAAAACACACAACGAACTTCCGCTTGAATTGCGTGTTATCTCTCATGATGGCAAAATTCAAATGGCCGGAAATACGATAATTTTGAAGGATCAGGATATGTACGAATCGACATTTATTCTTTTCTTGCCAAAAAGCGAGGTTACGAGTGACAAAACAGAAGTTGAATTTG
- a CDS encoding cbb3-type cytochrome c oxidase N-terminal domain-containing protein, with product MSDKNKQILEQDEHLMDHDYDGILELDNPPPRWIMMLFYITIGWSIIYAAYYFWLKEGNLQDEEYVQKSAQHDDKYQIASLSADDLVAFTDEESLAEGKQIYTDLACMACHGMNGEGNAIGPNLTDNYTLHGCDFESAFNTIKNGVPAKGMTAYKTQMSDEKIQKVASYIMSLRGTNPANAKDPQGEKCE from the coding sequence ATGTCAGATAAAAACAAACAAATACTGGAGCAGGATGAGCACCTGATGGACCACGATTACGATGGTATTTTGGAATTGGATAATCCGCCACCACGATGGATTATGATGTTATTTTATATCACCATTGGCTGGTCGATTATTTACGCCGCTTATTATTTCTGGTTAAAAGAAGGTAATCTGCAGGATGAAGAATATGTACAAAAATCGGCGCAGCACGACGATAAATACCAGATCGCATCGCTTTCGGCTGACGACCTTGTAGCTTTTACCGATGAAGAATCGCTTGCTGAAGGAAAGCAAATTTACACCGATTTGGCATGTATGGCCTGCCATGGCATGAACGGCGAAGGAAATGCGATTGGTCCTAACCTGACTGATAATTACACGCTGCACGGGTGCGATTTCGAAAGTGCTTTTAATACCATTAAAAATGGGGTGCCGGCAAAAGGGATGACCGCTTATAAAACACAAATGAGCGACGAGAAAATCCAAAAAGTGGCCAGTTATATCATGTCACTCAGAGGAACAAATCCGGCCAATGCCAAAGATCCGCAAGGAGAAAAATGTGAGTAA
- the ccoN gene encoding cytochrome-c oxidase, cbb3-type subunit I → MENQKFNYDNKIVKLFILATLLWGVVGVLVGILAAAQLAFPVFNFGLEFTTFGRVRPLHTNAIIFAFVGNAIFAGVYYSMQKLLKTRMFSDTLSKIHFWGWQLIIVLAAVTLLAGFTTSKEYAELEWPIDILITIIWVVFGWNMIGTIVVRRVQHIYAAIWWYLATFLGVAMLHVVNSFELPVSLFKSYSIYAGAQDAVVQWWYGHNAVAFFLTTPFLGLMYYYLPKAANRPIYSYKLSIIHFWSLIFLYMWAGPHHLLYQALPDWAQALGVTFSIMLIAPSWGGMINGLLTLRGAWDRVRDSAALKFMVVAVTAYGMSTFEGPMMSLKSVNQITHFTDWTIAHVHIGGMGWNGGLVFGMLYWLVPKLFKTKLFSEKLANTHFWLSTLAILIYAIPLYWAAVTQWLMWRNFTDEGFLQYPNFLETVTQLIPMYIARIFAGILFLVGFLIMVFNLAKTMAAGSFVNDEAAEAPALVLAGARNPMKETIHRWMERKGVRFSILVFFALAIGGAVEIIPMIFIKSNVPTIDSVKPYTPLELEGRDLYVKEGCYVCHSQMVRPFRWETDRYGEYSKIGEFVYDYPFQWGSKRTGPDLARAGVVGGPMYKNAAWHYNHFMDPQKMNEQSIMPNYAWLAIKNTDLSQTPKKIRAMQTLGVPYPEGYDEKAVDDYLAQAEGIVADLKESGIETDAKKQIVAMIAYMHKLGKDISDQPEVAQVELHSESFTEAAAQKEVKLLTSAEDLAAGEKMFQSTCVVCHGKDGTGVGTFPNLVDDEWLHGNSPEQVFKDISEGNVAKGMIPYKMQFSEKQILQLTSYVLTTLQNKENEDRK, encoded by the coding sequence ATGGAAAATCAAAAATTTAATTACGACAACAAAATAGTTAAGTTGTTTATTCTGGCTACACTGCTTTGGGGTGTTGTTGGCGTACTGGTAGGTATTCTTGCTGCGGCACAGCTGGCCTTCCCTGTATTCAACTTTGGTCTCGAATTTACCACTTTCGGAAGGGTGAGGCCGCTACATACCAATGCCATTATTTTTGCATTTGTAGGAAATGCCATTTTTGCCGGCGTTTATTACTCCATGCAGAAATTGCTTAAAACCAGAATGTTTAGCGACACCTTAAGCAAAATCCACTTTTGGGGCTGGCAACTTATTATTGTTCTGGCAGCCGTTACGCTGCTGGCAGGATTTACCACCTCGAAAGAATATGCCGAACTGGAATGGCCTATTGATATTTTGATTACCATTATTTGGGTGGTTTTTGGATGGAACATGATCGGAACAATTGTTGTTCGCCGTGTGCAGCATATTTATGCAGCCATCTGGTGGTACCTGGCAACTTTCCTTGGCGTGGCCATGTTGCACGTGGTAAACTCATTCGAACTCCCGGTTTCGTTGTTTAAAAGTTACTCTATTTATGCAGGTGCGCAAGACGCAGTTGTTCAGTGGTGGTACGGACACAATGCCGTGGCATTTTTCCTTACAACTCCGTTTCTTGGGCTAATGTACTATTATCTGCCAAAAGCGGCTAATCGTCCGATTTATTCGTACAAACTGTCGATCATTCACTTTTGGTCGCTTATATTTTTATACATGTGGGCAGGGCCACACCACTTGTTATACCAGGCTTTACCCGATTGGGCACAAGCTTTAGGTGTAACTTTCTCGATAATGCTGATTGCCCCAAGTTGGGGGGGTATGATAAACGGTTTGCTTACTCTGCGTGGTGCCTGGGACCGTGTTCGCGACAGCGCCGCACTGAAGTTTATGGTGGTGGCAGTAACGGCTTACGGTATGTCTACTTTCGAAGGTCCGATGATGTCGTTAAAATCAGTAAACCAGATTACCCACTTTACCGACTGGACTATCGCTCACGTACACATTGGTGGTATGGGCTGGAACGGCGGTCTTGTATTTGGTATGCTTTACTGGCTGGTGCCAAAGTTGTTTAAAACAAAACTATTCTCTGAGAAATTAGCCAATACACACTTTTGGTTGTCTACTCTGGCAATTTTAATTTATGCCATCCCGCTTTACTGGGCAGCTGTTACTCAATGGTTGATGTGGAGAAACTTCACCGACGAAGGTTTCCTTCAGTATCCGAACTTCCTTGAAACAGTAACACAGCTGATTCCGATGTACATCGCTCGTATTTTTGCCGGAATTCTGTTCCTTGTTGGATTCCTTATCATGGTATTCAACCTGGCAAAAACAATGGCTGCCGGAAGTTTTGTTAACGATGAAGCTGCCGAAGCACCTGCCCTTGTATTGGCCGGAGCCCGCAACCCGATGAAAGAAACCATACACCGCTGGATGGAAAGAAAAGGCGTTCGTTTTTCGATCCTGGTATTTTTTGCACTGGCTATTGGTGGAGCTGTTGAGATTATTCCGATGATATTTATTAAATCGAACGTACCAACTATCGATTCGGTGAAACCTTATACACCGCTTGAGCTGGAGGGCCGCGACCTGTATGTAAAAGAAGGTTGTTATGTGTGTCACTCGCAAATGGTTCGCCCGTTCCGCTGGGAAACCGACCGTTATGGCGAGTACTCAAAAATTGGCGAGTTTGTTTACGACTATCCGTTCCAATGGGGATCGAAACGTACCGGTCCCGATTTAGCGCGCGCCGGAGTAGTTGGCGGACCAATGTATAAAAATGCAGCATGGCACTACAACCATTTTATGGATCCGCAGAAAATGAACGAACAATCGATAATGCCGAATTATGCATGGCTGGCGATTAAGAATACCGACCTTTCACAAACACCGAAAAAGATCAGGGCGATGCAAACACTGGGCGTTCCTTACCCTGAAGGATACGACGAAAAAGCCGTTGATGACTACCTGGCCCAGGCTGAAGGAATTGTTGCTGACTTGAAAGAATCGGGTATTGAAACCGATGCCAAAAAGCAAATCGTGGCAATGATTGCCTACATGCATAAACTGGGAAAAGACATTTCTGACCAGCCGGAAGTTGCCCAAGTTGAACTCCATTCGGAATCATTTACCGAGGCCGCCGCTCAAAAAGAGGTTAAGCTTTTAACAAGTGCTGAAGACCTGGCTGCCGGAGAAAAGATGTTTCAATCAACCTGTGTGGTTTGCCATGGAAAAGACGGAACAGGAGTTGGCACATTCCCCAATCTGGTTGACGACGAGTGGCTACACGGAAATTCGCCGGAACAGGTTTTCAAAGATATTTCTGAAGGCAATGTAGCTAAAGGTATGATTCCATATAAAATGCAGTTTTCTGAAAAACAAATTCTGCAGTTGACAAGCTACGTATTAACAACACTACAAAACAAGGAAAATGAAGATCGTAAGTAA
- the ccoS gene encoding cbb3-type cytochrome oxidase assembly protein CcoS, which translates to MNIFYLLIGVSLLVALIFLGAFIWSVRSGQYDDNETPSMRMLFDDDDVESESDTNEEKKNNKK; encoded by the coding sequence ATGAACATTTTTTATCTGCTTATAGGAGTAAGTTTACTGGTAGCACTCATTTTTTTGGGCGCATTTATCTGGTCGGTTCGGTCGGGGCAATACGATGATAACGAAACTCCATCGATGCGGATGCTTTTTGATGACGACGATGTGGAATCGGAATCGGACACCAATGAAGAAAAAAAGAATAATAAAAAATAA
- a CDS encoding cytochrome c yields MKIKLLFVALFFLAQQGMAQEWLVPEDQKSVQNPSEYNLDNVKKGKEIYLRDCKSCHGDPGKNNGLPLVPHPPDFASDIMQANTDGELFYKITHGRGGMPQFETTISEDDRWRLVNYIRNFNPENEPVLIEEPPKKAKILASVNEEQRQVEVFAEYQDKDSNYVVLAETPISIGAKKAFGTLPIGQVLTNKEGRAEYHIPESLIGDEQGMVTLVIDLGEGFITEDVVLDAAKVGQPKPTPKLIKKDVLWSTNENVQVWLLLSYLAAVLGAWGTIGYVVFQIFKISRAGKKQ; encoded by the coding sequence ATGAAGATCAAATTATTATTTGTAGCATTATTTTTTCTTGCACAGCAGGGAATGGCTCAGGAATGGTTGGTTCCTGAAGATCAGAAAAGTGTTCAGAATCCATCGGAATATAATCTCGACAACGTAAAAAAAGGAAAAGAAATATACTTGCGCGACTGTAAATCGTGTCACGGAGATCCGGGCAAAAATAATGGATTACCATTGGTGCCTCACCCACCCGATTTTGCCAGCGACATAATGCAAGCCAACACCGATGGCGAGTTATTCTATAAAATCACACACGGCCGCGGCGGTATGCCACAGTTCGAAACCACTATTTCGGAAGACGACCGCTGGCGTTTGGTGAACTACATTCGCAACTTCAATCCGGAGAACGAACCGGTATTGATAGAAGAACCACCAAAAAAGGCTAAGATTTTGGCTTCGGTAAATGAAGAACAACGACAGGTAGAAGTATTTGCCGAGTACCAGGATAAAGACAGTAATTATGTGGTATTGGCTGAAACGCCAATTTCAATTGGCGCAAAAAAAGCTTTTGGTACACTTCCCATCGGACAGGTTCTGACCAATAAAGAAGGACGTGCAGAATATCATATTCCTGAAAGCCTGATTGGCGACGAACAGGGAATGGTAACGCTGGTTATTGACCTGGGCGAGGGATTTATTACTGAAGATGTTGTACTTGATGCTGCAAAAGTAGGACAGCCAAAACCAACTCCAAAGTTGATAAAAAAAGACGTGCTTTGGTCGACTAACGAAAATGTACAGGTTTGGCTGTTGTTATCTTACCTGGCAGCTGTTTTGGGTGCCTGGGGAACAATTGGCTATGTTGTTTTTCAGATTTTTAAGATTAGCAGAGCCGGCAAAAAACAATAA
- the nrfD gene encoding NrfD/PsrC family molybdoenzyme membrane anchor subunit: MEKTKSPEEARKLLDKITFDLTRSIVKRDELTNFWYFILIMFAGVGLWGWGIQIRDGLGVTGMRDYVSWGMYIANFVFFVAISLIGFLISSSLHLLKIKWSHPISRVAEQVAIAGVALAGIIIVNDMGRPDRFLNVFLHGRFASPIIWDVTVVTTYLTISVLLYYIPLIPDLALIRDRGGDDIPAWKMKIYKIMALGWNGNAEQYKLVYHAMRILMILIIPVGLSIHTVTSWLFAATLRSGWDTTIFGPYFVAGAFVAGAAAVVILMYAYRVRYRLGEYFEDLHFDYMGKLLVFVCLVYLYFNINEFWVPAYKMKTAEGIHLRNLFVGSFAPMFWWTQMTGLILPIFLMLFKFFRKPLPLTIISVFVLIASWLKRYIIVIPTMEHPFLPVQNVPDYFKHYSPTSIEIMITIFSFAAALLIITVLAKMFPVITIWEYAEEKGVEKEILSEPKK, encoded by the coding sequence ATGGAAAAAACAAAATCGCCGGAAGAAGCCCGGAAATTATTGGATAAAATAACTTTCGACCTCACCCGCTCGATTGTAAAACGCGACGAGCTCACGAATTTTTGGTATTTCATACTCATCATGTTTGCCGGCGTTGGACTGTGGGGCTGGGGAATACAAATTCGCGACGGACTGGGTGTTACCGGAATGCGCGATTATGTTTCGTGGGGAATGTACATTGCCAACTTTGTATTTTTTGTGGCCATTAGCCTAATCGGGTTTTTAATAAGCTCTTCATTACACTTGTTAAAAATAAAGTGGTCGCACCCCATTTCGCGTGTTGCGGAGCAGGTGGCAATTGCCGGAGTAGCTTTAGCAGGTATTATTATTGTAAACGACATGGGGCGCCCCGACCGTTTTCTTAATGTATTTTTACACGGACGTTTTGCCTCGCCAATTATCTGGGACGTAACTGTAGTTACTACCTACCTTACCATTTCGGTATTGCTTTATTATATTCCGCTCATCCCCGACCTGGCATTAATTCGCGACAGGGGTGGTGATGATATTCCCGCCTGGAAAATGAAGATATATAAAATAATGGCGCTTGGCTGGAACGGAAATGCCGAACAATACAAGCTGGTATACCATGCCATGCGTATTCTTATGATTCTCATCATTCCGGTAGGTTTATCCATCCACACCGTAACATCGTGGTTGTTTGCAGCCACCTTGCGTTCGGGTTGGGATACCACCATTTTTGGGCCTTACTTTGTGGCTGGTGCATTTGTTGCCGGTGCCGCAGCAGTAGTAATATTAATGTACGCCTATCGCGTTCGTTACCGTTTAGGCGAATATTTTGAAGATCTGCATTTCGATTACATGGGGAAACTGCTGGTTTTTGTTTGCCTGGTTTACCTTTATTTTAACATCAACGAATTTTGGGTACCTGCTTATAAAATGAAAACCGCTGAAGGAATTCACCTGCGCAACCTTTTTGTGGGAAGTTTTGCTCCCATGTTTTGGTGGACACAAATGACAGGTTTGATTTTACCGATATTCCTAATGCTTTTTAAATTCTTCAGAAAACCGTTACCATTAACAATTATATCAGTTTTCGTACTCATTGCATCGTGGTTAAAACGTTACATTATTGTAATTCCTACAATGGAGCACCCGTTTTTGCCGGTACAAAATGTTCCTGATTATTTTAAACATTACTCACCAACAAGTATCGAGATAATGATTACCATTTTCTCGTTTGCAGCTGCGCTGCTTATTATTACTGTTCTGGCAAAAATGTTCCCGGTAATTACCATTTGGGAATATGCTGAAGAAAAAGGTGTAGAAAAAGAAATCCTCTCTGAACCAAAAAAATAG
- a CDS encoding 4Fe-4S dicluster domain-containing protein, which translates to MENKSRRSFVKKLGVSVGAAGLVGGSSLLSSCNQVETASGDTIKLLTSSGELVEVNKAQLKPADMPNLTEQQKRGRKGLPGRKFVMVIDLSKCRNARECMKGCQKHHQLRPEQHHINVLQMQDAEDTAPYYMPKPCQHCDNPPCTKVCPVNATFKREDGIVLIDNERCIGCRFCIAACPYSARVFNWFEPRDAEKYEGVTYNIEANVPQKKGTISKCLFSADRLRDGKLPTCVSSCPNGVYWFGDQNEDAVTNGTTHETVSFSKLVRDNAAYTLMPELGTKPRVYYLPPKDRAFPFQGEIEDHHS; encoded by the coding sequence ATGGAAAATAAATCACGCAGAAGTTTCGTGAAAAAGTTGGGTGTGTCGGTTGGTGCAGCCGGCCTGGTTGGAGGCTCCAGTCTTTTAAGTTCATGCAACCAGGTAGAGACCGCCTCGGGAGATACAATTAAGCTGCTTACATCGAGCGGAGAACTTGTTGAAGTGAACAAAGCACAGCTTAAACCTGCTGATATGCCGAACCTCACAGAGCAGCAAAAGCGGGGAAGAAAGGGCTTACCAGGCCGCAAATTTGTGATGGTTATCGATTTATCGAAATGCCGGAATGCACGCGAGTGTATGAAAGGCTGTCAGAAACACCACCAGTTGCGTCCGGAGCAACACCATATTAATGTATTACAAATGCAGGATGCTGAAGACACCGCTCCGTATTACATGCCAAAACCGTGTCAGCATTGCGATAACCCGCCATGTACAAAAGTATGTCCGGTTAACGCAACGTTTAAACGCGAAGACGGCATTGTTCTTATTGATAATGAGCGCTGTATCGGCTGTCGTTTCTGTATTGCTGCATGTCCGTATTCGGCAAGGGTTTTCAACTGGTTCGAGCCACGCGATGCGGAAAAATACGAAGGTGTTACTTATAATATAGAAGCCAACGTTCCGCAGAAAAAAGGTACTATCTCAAAATGTTTATTTAGTGCCGACCGTTTACGCGACGGGAAACTACCAACTTGTGTTTCGTCGTGCCCCAACGGAGTTTACTGGTTTGGCGACCAAAACGAAGATGCGGTTACAAACGGAACTACACACGAAACGGTTAGCTTTAGCAAGTTAGTAAGAGACAATGCAGCTTATACTTTAATGCCTGAGCTGGGTACCAAACCTCGTGTTTATTACCTGCCTCCAAAAGACAGGGCTTTCCCGTTTCAGGGCGAAATTGAAGATCACCACTCATAA
- a CDS encoding SCO family protein, with the protein MKKTVNYITTFLAGIFLLLAHVSNAQSVINPAATDDDVEIGVVEHLDDYLPDSISLINEVGEQVWLADLIDKPTILNFVYYRCPGICSPLMEAVAGVMDKSDLVPGEDYQVLTISFDPSETIDLGIRKKKNYLQLMNNPEKVEEAKTGWLFFVSDSLSIARATNATGFKYKRTGNNFLHAASLTVVSPDEKITRYLNGLYFLPFEWKMAIVEASKGQSGPTLNKVLRFCYSYDPQGQTYVLNVTKVSGVIIIFFGLVLLLFLVLKPKKKVN; encoded by the coding sequence ATGAAAAAGACTGTAAACTATATTACAACGTTTCTTGCAGGTATCTTTCTGCTACTTGCTCATGTATCAAATGCTCAAAGCGTAATCAATCCTGCCGCTACCGACGATGATGTTGAAATTGGGGTGGTAGAACATCTCGACGATTATTTACCCGATAGTATCTCACTTATTAATGAAGTCGGCGAACAGGTTTGGTTAGCCGATCTTATTGATAAGCCTACCATTCTGAATTTTGTGTATTATCGCTGTCCCGGAATTTGCAGCCCGCTAATGGAAGCTGTTGCCGGTGTGATGGACAAATCAGATCTTGTTCCAGGAGAAGATTACCAGGTGCTTACCATAAGTTTCGACCCAAGCGAAACAATTGATCTGGGAATACGGAAAAAGAAGAATTACCTGCAATTAATGAATAATCCTGAAAAAGTGGAGGAAGCAAAAACAGGTTGGTTGTTTTTTGTTTCCGATAGTTTGAGTATTGCCAGGGCTACCAATGCTACAGGTTTTAAATACAAAAGAACGGGGAACAATTTTCTGCATGCAGCATCGTTAACGGTTGTGAGCCCCGATGAAAAAATTACCCGTTATTTAAATGGACTGTACTTTTTGCCGTTCGAATGGAAAATGGCCATTGTAGAAGCCTCGAAAGGCCAGTCGGGACCGACCCTGAACAAAGTATTGCGTTTTTGTTATTCCTACGATCCGCAAGGACAAACATATGTATTAAATGTAACTAAAGTAAGCGGAGTCATAATAATATTTTTCGGACTGGTATTACTGCTGTTCCTGGTATTAAAACCAAAGAAAAAAGTAAATTAA